A region from the Fusarium musae strain F31 chromosome 1, whole genome shotgun sequence genome encodes:
- the TMA22 gene encoding Translation machinery-associated protein 22 (BUSCO:EOG092652NQ), with protein sequence MADVEQPEGEPQGRIVKYCGADTTFLTVCTLPPEYCEYGGTVKKCQEWLEKNEPELYNRIWSAEALEAATASLSVEAQKRAAKDAQKKTAKAEAAEAKHADLLARSVVTIKRIERNKKKFVTAVIGLESFDLELKKVAKDLGKKFATGSSVTKLPGGGEEIVVQGDVSVELEEFLLEKYKQIPEDHIELVEDKKKKKGGS encoded by the exons ATGGCTGACGTTGAGCAACCTGAGGGCGAGCCCCAGGGTCGTATTGTCAAGTATTGTGGCG CTGACACAACCTTCCTCACAGTTTGCACTCTACCCCCGGAG TACTGCGAGTATGGCGGAACAGTTAAGAAGTGCCAGGAGTGGCTAGAAAAGAACGAACCAGAGCTTTACAACAGGATCTGGTCCGCAG AGGCCCTTGAGGCTGCTACCGCATCACTATCCGTCGAGGCCCAGAAACGAGCCGCAAAGGACGCACAGAAGAAGACCGCTAAGGCTGAAGCCGCCGAGGCAAAACATGCCGACCTGTTAGCCAGGAGTGTCGTCACTATCAAGCGCATTGAGcgaaacaagaagaagtttgTCACGGCTGTGATAGGACTAGAGTCGTTTGACTTGGAACTCAAGAAG GTCGCCAAAGATCTTGGCAAGAAGTTTGCTACAGGCTCTTCAGTGACCAAGCTTCCAGGTGGCGGTGAAGAGATTGTTGTGCAAGGTGATGTCAGCGTTGAATTGGAAGAGTTCCTGCTTGAGAAGTACAAGCAGATCCCCGAGGATCATATTGAACTCGtcgaagacaagaagaagaagaagggtggtTCATAA
- a CDS encoding hypothetical protein (EggNog:ENOG41), protein MAPANPKKQLAESPLKKTMVEHVPLHTASPSAQPRSPIRKRTPGAITMQQKQAMIDNMQLEKRARRLRAQYNYMATTVRSRIEMRLNRVPMSMRNIKMGDLLQKFVDQEQQRAAKSTAIRKQTATWAASPPKQIQSAAHNLKPAPRTKKRMSDAISGDKENEVEHTETAKKRARAATTTDVSHARSGQILSPTSSNSRMANRPPSPTKSGIARPASPLKRPATASGMLSSMVERAKATRAGAGAGRKMTTNSTTSSMSTNSTATTRNKKAIPATNTTSRAPTSRPGTRTTRRSIANSESSESSNGTVIRKGPTAKSAPVKRGTTSRKGTTGAVRKNTAKSNPSTASTGTGRTLRKRA, encoded by the exons ATGGCTCCAGCAAATCCCAAAAAGCAGCTTGCTGAGTCCCctctcaagaagaccatGGTTGAACATGTTCCTCTGCACACTGCAAGCCCTTCGGCGCAACCACGAAGCCCTATCAGAAAGCGAACACCTGGTGCTATCACGATGCAACAAAAACAGGCTATGATCGATAACATGCAACTCGAGA AACGCGCTCGCCGATTAAGAGCCCAATATAATTATATGGCAACAACAGTTCGCTCACGTATCGAAATGCGACTCAACCGCGTCCCCATGTCAATGAGAAATATCAAGATGGGAGACTTGCTACAGAAATTCGTGGATCAGGAACAACAACGAGCCGCGAAATCGACCGCTATACGAAAACAAACAGCAACATGGGCAGCAAGTCCGCCAAAGCAGATTCAATCGGCGGCTCATAATTTGAAACCCGCGCCACGCACAAAGAAGCGCATGAG TGACGCAATCTCAGGAGACAAAGAAAACGAGGTCGAGCATACTGAGACTGCTAAGAAGAGGGCTCGAGCTGCAACAACCACGGACGTGTCACATGCCCGATCAGGGCAAATTTTGTCGCCAACATCCTCCAACTCACGAATGGCAAATCGACCTCCATCGCCTACTAAGTCTGGTATTGCACGACCAGCTTCGCCACTGAAGCGCCCGGCTACAGCTTCTGGTATGCTGTCAAGCATGGTGGAAAGGGCAAAGGCGACGCGAGCTGGCGCTGGCGCTGGACGCAAGATGACGACAAACTCAACCACAAGTTCAATGTCGACCAACAGCACTGCTACCACCAGAAATAAGAAAGCAATACCAGCAACAAATACTACTTCAAGAGCGCCTACTTCTCGACCAGGTACACGAACAACTCGTAGATCCATTGCCAACAGCGAGTCCAGTGAGTCAAGCAATGGCACCGTGATAAGGAAGGGGCCCACGGCCAAGAGTGCTCCGGTCAAAAGGGGGACAACATCTCGTAAGGGGACGACAGGGGCAGTCCGTAAAAACACAGCGAAGAGCAACCCTTCCACTGCAAGCACGGGTACAGGACGAACCTTACGAAAACGAGCATAG
- a CDS encoding hypothetical protein (BUSCO:EOG09264XF3), which translates to MVLEAVMVVVDNSESSRNGDYQPTRFESQVDAVNITFQTITQGNPESSVGLMSMGGKGPEVLVTLTTEQGKILEGLHRTKKKIGGSSHLKTGIQVATLALKHRQNRSQRQRIIVFVCSPVEESEKELTTLAKKMKKANISVDFVLFGDLDDDSTKNKLQLFIDTVKTNEGCHLVVIPPSSKLLSDQLISTPILLGENAGGSGGAGGAGGSNDEFEFGFDPAMEPELALALRMSMEEEKARQEKAAREEEEAAKKASLSDVKEEDENQGSSSKDQDKGGQKGDGDKMDTS; encoded by the exons ATGGTTCTTGAGGCGGTTATGGTTGTCGTAGACAACAGCGAGAGCAGCAGAAATGGCGACTATCAACCTACTCGATTCGAATCGCAAGTCGACGCTGTCAACATCACCTTTCAGACCATCACACAAGGAAACCCTGAATCATCCGTTGGCTTGATGAGTATGGGAGGCAAAGGACCTGAAGTGCTGGTGACTCTCACCACTGAGCAGGGCAAGATCCTCGAGGGCCTTCAcaggacgaagaagaagattggaGGCTCATCCCATCTCAAGACGGGTATCCAGGTGGCTACT CTTGCCCTGAAGCATCGCCAGAACCGATCCCAACGTCAACGAATAATAGTCTTTGTCTGCTCCCCCGTTGAGGAATCAGAGAAGGAGCTTACCACGCTcgcaaagaagatgaagaaagccAACATTTCGGTCGACTTTGTCCTGTTCGGCGATCTCGATGACGAcagcaccaagaacaagctACAGCTTTTTATTGACACCGTCAAGACCAACGAAGGCTGCCACTTGGTCGTCATTCCTCCCAGCAGCAAGCTTCTTAGCGACCAACTCATCTCGACCCCCATCCTCCTTGGAGAAAACGCTGGCGGATCTGGCGGAGCTGGAGGCGCAGGCGGTAGTAACGATGAATTCGAGTTCGGTTTCGACCCTGCAATGGAACCCGAGCTCGCACTGGCTCTACGTATGAgtatggaagaagaaaaggcccGACAGGAGAAAGCAGCtcgcgaggaagaagaagctgcaaAGAAGGCCTCACTGAGCGACgtcaaggaggaagatgagaaccAGGGATCGAGCAGCAAGGACCAAGATAAGGGCGGACAGAAAGGTGACGGAGACAAGATGGACACTTCATAG